The Fusobacterium sp. DD2 region TCTTACTCTTTTTTAGGAAAAAGAATAAAGAGAGGATTATATCAAACTTCAAAAGGTTATATACTTAATGCAGATGTAAATGGAGCATTAAATATTCTAAGAAAAAGTAATGTAGCGGACTTAGAAGTCCTATACAGTAGGGGTGTAGTGGACACACCTGCAAGAATAAGGATAGCTTAACTATCAAACTTCTTTAGAACTACTCTGATGAGTAATTACGAAGCTCCCACCTCTATAGGTGGTGAGTAGTTCACCTATGGGATATATCTGGATTACTTTTGCAAAAATCACATACATATTTACTCAATTGATGAGTGTTTTTTTGATATGACTCCTTATCTTGAACTTTATAGGAAAAAACCAATTGATATTTTAAAAGAGATAATTAACGAGGTATATAGACGTACTGGAATATGTGCTACTGGAGGTCTGGGAACCAATCTATTTTTAGCTAAAGTGGCTATGGATATAATATCCAAAAGGGTTCCAGATAATATTGGGGTACTGGATAGGAAATCCTTTTATGAGCATCTCTCTGAATATGAGCCTATAACTGATATATGGGGTATAGGACAGGGGATTGCTACGACCCTTGCTGGTATTGGGATAACTAACCTGAAAGGGATTAGAGAGGCAGATTGCGAGGTTATGTATAAATTATTTGGTATAAATGCAGAGCTTTTAATTGATCATGCAAAAGGGATAGAGACATGTACCATGGAGGATATAAAAAGATATACCTCATCTTCTCACAGTGTGAGTAACTCTCAGATACTTTTTGAGGATTATAACTATACTGATGCATGGACTGTACTTAAAGAGATGATAGATAATCTTCTGTTGGAGATGGTTC contains the following coding sequences:
- a CDS encoding DNA repair protein, with the translated sequence MDYFCKNHIHIYSIDECFFDMTPYLELYRKKPIDILKEIINEVYRRTGICATGGLGTNLFLAKVAMDIISKRVPDNIGVLDRKSFYEHLSEYEPITDIWGIGQGIATTLAGIGITNLKGIREADCEVMYKLFGINAELLIDHAKGIETCTMEDIKRYTSSSHSVSNSQILFEDYNYTDAWTVLKEMIDNLLLEMVPFDLKSDNISLSVGYSGEVRKRTGGSRKLPFYTNSYKVLETAFKSLFRDTVSYEHPIKKLGISFNNVKHISRLQLHLFDEYKDDADENRVQKTVADIKVKFGKNSIMRCNSLKKKATGMLRNKLIGGHNGW